One Mucilaginibacter ginkgonis genomic region harbors:
- a CDS encoding oligosaccharide flippase family protein, with protein MSTARKFAGQTAVYGLTTIVQRLLSAILTPLYTKAYLPQVYSIFSTMFSYASIIQAVLSFGMETTFFRYLNKYSDKKQQVYNNGFWSIFIITVLFLLLTLPFTNAIAGFIRIGNDTPSEDFKTYIKYFVAILVTDAWCVIPFAKLRADGRPGRYGTIKVVNIVVTVTLNLILIFGIPRLIASHGIGSSWFIGWYRQGWVGYVFLSNLIASIITLVMLLPELRRIKLQLDVDMFKQMLLYSWPMLIANLSYIVNENFDKILLGKLLPMNISEHEVGVYSACARISIFLSLFNQAFRMGAEPFFFSHAKNKNSGQTYARIMDYFVITMCVMFVGIIANIQILKHYVNNPDYWVGLDVVPPLLFGYVSLGIYMNLSVWYKLSDQTKYGLYISGIGALLTIIINVIFIPKYSYMASAWASLIAYASMMILSYIWGQKNYPIPYHLKKNLAYLAASIIIVILSFVVFKRSLIAGNLLFIAFAAVAILTEGKQLKATLSKK; from the coding sequence TTGTCTACAGCCAGAAAATTTGCGGGCCAAACAGCAGTATACGGTTTAACAACCATTGTTCAAAGGCTGTTAAGCGCTATACTTACACCGCTTTATACCAAGGCGTACTTGCCGCAAGTTTACAGCATTTTTAGTACCATGTTCAGCTATGCCTCAATTATACAGGCGGTGCTTTCATTTGGTATGGAAACCACGTTTTTCCGTTACCTCAATAAATACAGCGATAAAAAGCAGCAGGTTTATAACAACGGCTTCTGGTCTATCTTTATTATCACTGTTTTATTTCTTTTACTCACGTTGCCTTTTACAAACGCAATTGCTGGTTTTATCCGTATTGGTAATGACACCCCGAGTGAAGACTTTAAAACATACATCAAATATTTCGTCGCGATCCTGGTAACAGATGCCTGGTGCGTTATACCCTTCGCAAAACTTCGTGCAGATGGCCGCCCGGGCAGGTATGGCACCATTAAAGTGGTAAACATTGTAGTTACTGTTACCCTGAATTTGATCCTTATCTTCGGCATACCGCGTTTAATTGCAAGCCATGGCATAGGCAGTTCATGGTTTATTGGCTGGTACAGGCAAGGTTGGGTGGGCTATGTTTTTCTATCGAACCTTATCGCAAGTATCATCACACTTGTAATGCTACTGCCCGAGTTGCGTCGTATAAAGCTGCAGTTGGACGTAGACATGTTTAAGCAAATGCTGTTGTATAGCTGGCCAATGCTTATCGCCAATCTTTCTTATATCGTAAACGAAAATTTTGACAAAATTCTTTTAGGTAAGTTGTTGCCGATGAATATCAGCGAGCACGAAGTTGGGGTGTACTCAGCATGTGCGCGGATATCTATATTTCTCAGCCTGTTTAATCAGGCGTTCCGTATGGGTGCAGAACCATTTTTTTTCAGTCATGCGAAGAATAAAAACTCGGGCCAGACCTACGCCCGTATCATGGACTACTTTGTGATCACCATGTGCGTAATGTTCGTAGGCATTATTGCTAATATTCAGATTTTAAAGCACTACGTAAACAACCCCGATTACTGGGTAGGGCTGGATGTGGTACCGCCGCTTCTATTCGGATATGTAAGCCTGGGTATATATATGAACCTGTCGGTGTGGTATAAACTTTCCGATCAAACCAAATACGGTTTATACATCTCGGGTATTGGGGCACTGCTTACTATTATTATCAATGTTATCTTTATTCCGAAGTATAGTTACATGGCTTCGGCATGGGCGTCGTTGATCGCTTACGCCAGCATGATGATATTGTCTTACATCTGGGGTCAGAAGAACTATCCCATACCCTATCATTTGAAAAAGAACCTGGCTTACCTTGCCGCGTCGATAATCATCGTTATATTGTCCTTCGTTGTGTTTAAACGTAGTTTGATAGCGGGTAACTT
- a CDS encoding acylphosphatase produces MNQHLDITVSGKVQGVFFRASTKAVADQLGIKGIVKNLPNGDVFCEAEGDKHAIDMFLDWCNEGPENAEVTSVNAQEGDLKNYRNFEVVRK; encoded by the coding sequence GTGAACCAACATTTAGATATAACAGTCAGCGGGAAAGTGCAGGGCGTGTTTTTCAGGGCGTCTACAAAGGCCGTTGCCGACCAGTTAGGCATAAAAGGCATTGTTAAAAACCTGCCAAACGGCGACGTTTTTTGCGAAGCCGAAGGCGATAAACATGCTATCGATATGTTTTTAGACTGGTGCAACGAAGGCCCCGAAAATGCTGAAGTAACATCTGTAAATGCACAGGAAGGCGATTTAAAAAACTATCGTAATTTCGAAGTTGTAAGAAAATAA
- a CDS encoding amidohydrolase family protein: protein MKSYRADYVFTITADPIKNGVVTVDDNGTIISVGTEPPDSNTQVQQLSGVITPGFINTHSHIELAHLKDKIEKDCGLVRFIKLVQKQREVDRSEAIDAAYRADAEMYENGIVAVGDISNTDISVDVKLNSKLYYHTFIELFSFLPQRAEEVFNKGLELKKEFKNSNTSVTPHAPYSVSKDLFRLIKDYCSKHDNLITMHNQECEDENRFYRYKSGEFLDLYESFGLDISYFKPQARNSLQTVVPLLTSKQKILLVHNTYTNLKDIYFIKRFDKRISWCFCPGANMYIESRLPKIELFLDQKANITLGTDSLASNTKLSILYEMSLIQSAFPSVTLQSLLQWATLNGASYLGIDEEKGSIAPGKTPGLNLLTGLDGFTITPETKVQRIV, encoded by the coding sequence ATGAAAAGTTACAGAGCCGATTACGTTTTTACCATTACAGCCGATCCGATAAAAAATGGGGTAGTTACCGTTGATGACAACGGTACAATTATTAGCGTCGGGACAGAACCGCCCGATTCAAACACACAGGTTCAGCAGCTATCCGGGGTGATTACTCCCGGTTTTATTAATACCCACTCTCACATTGAATTAGCGCATCTTAAGGACAAGATAGAGAAAGATTGCGGGCTGGTAAGGTTTATCAAACTGGTACAAAAACAGCGTGAAGTAGATCGTTCCGAAGCTATCGACGCGGCATACCGAGCCGATGCCGAGATGTATGAGAATGGCATTGTTGCAGTAGGCGATATTTCAAACACAGATATTTCTGTCGACGTAAAATTAAACAGTAAGCTTTATTATCACACTTTTATAGAGTTATTCAGCTTTTTACCGCAACGCGCAGAAGAAGTTTTTAATAAGGGCTTGGAGCTTAAAAAAGAGTTTAAAAATTCAAATACATCCGTTACACCCCACGCGCCGTATTCTGTTTCTAAAGATCTGTTTAGGCTGATTAAAGACTACTGTAGTAAGCATGATAATTTGATAACCATGCACAACCAGGAGTGCGAAGATGAGAATAGGTTTTACAGGTATAAAAGCGGCGAGTTTCTTGATCTTTATGAAAGCTTTGGCTTAGATATTAGCTACTTTAAGCCGCAGGCCCGTAACTCTTTACAAACGGTTGTGCCGCTGCTCACCAGCAAGCAAAAGATATTATTGGTTCATAACACCTATACCAACTTAAAGGACATATACTTTATTAAACGGTTTGACAAACGCATTAGCTGGTGCTTTTGCCCCGGGGCGAATATGTATATCGAAAGCCGCTTACCGAAGATCGAGTTGTTCCTTGATCAGAAGGCAAACATTACGTTGGGTACAGACAGCCTTGCCTCAAATACCAAATTAAGCATCCTATACGAAATGAGTTTGATACAGTCGGCATTCCCTTCTGTAACATTGCAATCCTTATTGCAATGGGCTACACTTAATGGCGCAAGTTATTTGGGTATAGATGAAGAAAAGGGTAGCATTGCTCCCGGCAAAACACCCGGATTAAATTTGCTTACAGGCCTTGATGGATTTACCATAACGCCGGAGACTAAGGTACAGCGGATAGTTTGA
- the rlmN gene encoding 23S rRNA (adenine(2503)-C(2))-methyltransferase RlmN, producing the protein MSSNPLKKDIRSLGLKELQQEFVALGEKSFRAQQVYEWLWKKSCTSFEGMSNISKELRKKLEEHFSINEVRINNSQFSADKTIKNSFILHDNHLIEGVLIPAEERMTACVSSQVGCSLTCKFCATGYMERKRNLNPDEIYDQVVLIDKQARENYNAPLTNIVYMGMGEPLLNYANVLKSIERITSEDGLNMAARRITVSTAGIAKMIKKLGDDQVRFNLALSLHAANDEKRNQIMPINEQNSLKALAEALKYFYAKTKNPITFEYIVFHNFNDELQDAVELARFCKHVPCKVNIIEYNPIAFADFLNAGEDKIDAFADYLKRQGIITNVRRSRGKDIDAACGQLAIKDKEAATV; encoded by the coding sequence GTGAGTTCCAATCCATTAAAGAAAGATATCCGTAGCCTGGGCTTAAAAGAGCTTCAGCAAGAATTTGTAGCCCTGGGCGAAAAAAGCTTCAGGGCTCAGCAGGTTTATGAATGGTTATGGAAAAAATCGTGCACCTCTTTTGAGGGGATGAGCAATATTTCAAAAGAACTTCGTAAAAAACTGGAAGAGCATTTTTCTATCAACGAAGTTAGAATTAATAACTCCCAGTTTAGTGCTGATAAAACTATAAAAAATTCTTTTATATTACATGATAATCATTTAATAGAGGGAGTTCTGATACCGGCCGAGGAGCGGATGACAGCCTGTGTATCATCACAGGTAGGTTGCAGCCTTACCTGTAAATTTTGTGCAACAGGTTACATGGAGCGTAAACGCAACCTCAACCCCGATGAGATCTATGACCAGGTTGTGCTGATTGATAAACAGGCTCGCGAAAACTACAACGCCCCGCTTACCAACATTGTATACATGGGCATGGGCGAACCTTTGCTCAATTACGCCAATGTGCTTAAATCAATAGAGCGTATAACGTCTGAAGACGGGCTTAATATGGCAGCCAGGCGCATCACCGTTTCTACGGCAGGCATCGCCAAGATGATCAAGAAGTTGGGCGACGACCAGGTTCGCTTTAATCTGGCATTGTCTTTACACGCCGCCAACGATGAAAAGCGTAACCAGATAATGCCGATAAACGAGCAGAACAGCTTAAAGGCGTTAGCTGAAGCGTTGAAGTATTTTTATGCAAAGACGAAGAACCCCATTACTTTCGAGTACATCGTTTTCCATAATTTTAATGACGAATTGCAAGACGCCGTGGAGTTAGCCAGGTTTTGCAAACACGTGCCTTGCAAAGTAAATATCATAGAGTATAACCCCATTGCTTTTGCAGATTTCTTAAACGCGGGCGAAGATAAAATCGATGCCTTTGCCGACTATCTGAAACGCCAGGGCATTATTACCAACGTGCGCCGCAGCCGCGGCAAGGACATTGATGCAGCCTGCGGGCAATTAGCCATAAAAGATAAAGAAGCGGCTACGGTTTAG
- a CDS encoding ComF family protein — protein MLTAVKTLFTDTLSLLFPQLCQACGNNLVGNEDIICTTCLYDLPYTNFHLQADNIVARQFWGKIKLESAYSFLYFTKGGSVQQLMHNFKYHNTPQIGYMLGKLAGKQLAESEVYNTIDFIIPVPLHPSRLRKRGYNQSEYYARGIAEKLNAEVLVSNLIRKKATLTQTHKNRLARFENMRSVFSLKDPAALRGKHVLLVDDIMTTGSTLEACAMPLIEVDGLKLSIATIAYAE, from the coding sequence ATGCTTACAGCCGTCAAAACCCTTTTTACAGATACCCTTTCTCTACTATTCCCGCAGTTGTGCCAGGCATGCGGTAACAACCTTGTCGGCAATGAAGATATTATCTGCACTACATGTTTATACGATCTGCCTTATACCAACTTTCATCTGCAGGCAGATAACATTGTAGCCCGGCAATTTTGGGGCAAGATTAAACTCGAATCTGCTTATTCATTTCTTTATTTTACTAAAGGCGGCAGCGTGCAGCAATTAATGCACAATTTTAAATACCATAACACGCCGCAGATCGGTTACATGCTGGGCAAATTGGCTGGTAAGCAGTTGGCGGAAAGTGAAGTTTATAACACGATAGATTTCATTATACCGGTACCGTTGCATCCGTCACGGTTACGCAAACGGGGTTATAATCAAAGTGAGTACTATGCCCGTGGCATTGCCGAAAAGTTAAATGCCGAAGTATTGGTCAGCAACCTTATCCGTAAAAAGGCTACGCTTACTCAAACTCATAAAAACAGGCTGGCCAGGTTTGAAAATATGCGATCGGTATTTAGTTTGAAAGACCCTGCAGCGCTAAGGGGCAAACATGTTTTATTGGTAGACGACATCATGACCACAGGCTCCACCCTTGAGGCCTGCGCCATGCCGCTAATAGAAGTTGATGGCTTAAAGCTAAGCATTGCAACCATCGCTTATGCAGAGTAA
- a CDS encoding OmpA/MotB family protein, translating to MKLKFAVPALLLTAAVGTSCVSNKKYNELDANYKQLQNSTNDLSIKYQRAAQERDVANNRIKSLEEQIASERANAAGLKDALDKCLNSSSQGNVNISKLVDEINRSNKYIQQLVNAKNKSDSLNLVLTNNLTRSLSASETQDVDVKVLKGVVYISLSDNMLYKSGSYEISDKAGATLSKISKIINDYSSYDVLIEGNTDNVPISQKNIRNNWDLSALRASSVVQALQTNYNVDPKRLTAGGRGEYNPIADNGTPQGKAQNRRTQIIITPKLDQFMDLIGKAPEKK from the coding sequence ATGAAGTTAAAATTTGCCGTCCCGGCGCTGCTTTTAACAGCAGCGGTTGGTACAAGTTGCGTGAGTAATAAAAAATACAACGAGCTTGACGCCAACTACAAACAGCTGCAAAACAGCACTAACGACTTAAGCATCAAATACCAGCGTGCTGCTCAGGAACGCGATGTTGCGAACAACCGCATTAAAAGCCTTGAAGAGCAAATTGCTTCTGAACGTGCCAATGCGGCCGGTTTAAAAGATGCTTTGGATAAATGTTTAAATTCAAGCAGCCAGGGTAACGTTAACATTTCTAAACTGGTTGATGAGATAAACCGATCTAATAAATACATCCAACAACTGGTTAATGCAAAAAACAAAAGCGACTCGCTTAACCTGGTGCTAACCAACAATCTTACCCGTTCTTTAAGCGCATCTGAAACACAAGATGTTGACGTAAAGGTGCTTAAAGGTGTAGTATACATTTCACTTTCTGATAATATGCTGTATAAATCAGGCAGCTATGAAATATCAGATAAAGCGGGTGCTACATTGAGCAAAATATCTAAAATCATTAACGATTACAGCAGCTATGATGTATTGATCGAAGGTAATACCGATAACGTGCCTATCTCTCAGAAAAACATCCGCAACAACTGGGACCTGAGCGCGCTTAGGGCATCATCTGTTGTACAGGCTTTACAAACCAATTATAACGTTGATCCAAAACGTTTAACTGCTGGTGGCCGCGGCGAGTATAACCCGATTGCCGATAACGGCACACCACAAGGTAAAGCGCAAAACCGCCGTACACAGATCATCATAACACCTAAACTTGACCAGTTTATGGACCTGATTGGTAAGGCGCCTGAGAAAAAATAA
- a CDS encoding PAS domain S-box protein, giving the protein MSVANYPVPSNESERLIALHSYDILDSMPEEQFNAITRLTAYICQVPFAFITFIDKDRQWFKALVGMDIESIPRADSFCNYTIADDKIHEVNDASVDERFADHANVKNGGIMYYAGAPLIDPDGYHLGSLCVFDTKPRKLTDEQRDALTTLAGEVISHLVLRKQKKELEETLIWHHEFYNLFNSSPEIHCITDRALNILLINQAVENILGYKAEDIEGKPIWRFFNDDKRDEMLLLIKNNGELGTAFELETPVRTVKGLRWISWTVKPNGERWYASGRDVTIQKRDEAQLEMLSLVASKVSNGIVISDGNDNVVWTNDSFEEITGYSLADVRSKPLRNVLNGKLGANISVKDFEELLASRQSYEVDLNIKRKDGKDIWISVMNSVIKNERGEVERQIRGITDITQRKETEKDLEILSSAVRKSPSGILIRDAERRIVWMNEALEKITGYTLEEMKGKPFGEMLIGPETDVSAFEKAVALMAENKPYSIEILIYRKDGSQVWTYLHNSPYFNANGEVERNILIAIDITERKKTEQQLAYLSLVASNTLSGVVINSADGRVEWVNSAFTSITGYNFKDVKGKHLGDALKGELTDVGIIEKSRELSRNKQSFEVDLLAYRKDGKPVWLSVINSVILGADGLVDKYIEVLIDITSKKKAETELISAKEEALQLSKAKDMFISVMSHEIRTPLNAVVGMSHLLMEDNPTESQEENLSILKFSAENLLKLINEVLDFAKMDSGNLELEKVKVNLPEMIHNIIASLQYNISGKGIYLKENIDSDVPKFILGDKTRLTQILINLVNNAVKFTETGGVTVELKVIEQSAKDVRIRFAVTDTGIGIAKDKLGTIFESFKQAELNTTRKYGGTGLGLAITKRLIELHDSRIIVDSVLGKGSTFWFTITFKKVDGAEAENTGSADAALNLHALVVDDNQINRLLINKVLKKWGATADFAEDGLQAIQKIESDHSFDVVLMDIHMPVMGGLEATKTLRAKDESYYKQLPIIALTASMLNNQMGEISEAGMNDYVLKPFDPKVLHDKLSKYQKQ; this is encoded by the coding sequence ATGTCTGTTGCTAACTATCCCGTACCATCTAATGAGAGCGAGCGCTTAATCGCCCTGCACTCTTATGATATTCTGGATAGTATGCCCGAGGAGCAATTCAATGCAATAACCCGGCTGACGGCATATATTTGCCAGGTACCATTCGCGTTTATCACCTTCATAGATAAAGACCGTCAATGGTTTAAAGCCCTGGTAGGTATGGATATCGAGTCCATTCCGCGCGCCGATTCTTTTTGTAATTACACCATCGCCGACGATAAGATACACGAAGTTAATGATGCATCTGTAGATGAACGTTTTGCAGATCATGCTAACGTTAAGAATGGCGGCATTATGTATTATGCCGGCGCCCCATTAATAGACCCCGATGGTTATCATTTAGGATCGCTTTGCGTATTTGATACCAAACCTCGTAAACTTACAGATGAGCAGCGCGACGCTCTAACAACACTTGCCGGCGAAGTAATATCGCATCTGGTACTGCGTAAGCAGAAAAAAGAACTGGAGGAAACATTGATATGGCACCACGAGTTCTATAACTTGTTTAACAGCTCGCCCGAAATACATTGCATTACAGACCGTGCGCTCAACATCCTGCTGATCAATCAGGCTGTTGAAAATATATTAGGCTATAAGGCCGAAGATATTGAGGGCAAACCAATCTGGCGTTTTTTTAATGACGATAAGCGCGACGAGATGTTGCTACTCATTAAAAACAATGGTGAATTGGGAACCGCTTTCGAACTGGAAACGCCTGTACGCACAGTGAAAGGTTTGCGTTGGATAAGCTGGACGGTAAAACCAAACGGCGAACGATGGTACGCAAGCGGCCGCGATGTAACGATACAAAAGCGCGATGAGGCGCAATTGGAAATGCTCTCGCTGGTGGCCAGTAAGGTAAGCAACGGCATTGTAATAAGCGATGGTAATGACAATGTTGTTTGGACAAACGATAGCTTTGAAGAGATAACTGGCTATAGCCTTGCAGATGTGCGCAGTAAGCCTTTAAGGAATGTGCTGAACGGCAAGTTGGGCGCCAACATCTCTGTAAAAGATTTTGAGGAGTTACTGGCTTCGCGCCAGTCTTACGAGGTAGATCTTAATATCAAACGTAAAGACGGAAAAGATATTTGGATATCCGTGATGAACTCCGTTATCAAGAACGAACGGGGAGAAGTAGAACGTCAGATAAGAGGCATTACAGACATTACTCAACGTAAAGAGACCGAGAAAGACCTCGAAATACTATCATCCGCGGTGCGGAAATCTCCAAGCGGTATATTGATCCGGGATGCCGAACGACGTATTGTTTGGATGAATGAGGCGCTTGAGAAGATCACCGGCTACACCCTGGAAGAAATGAAGGGTAAGCCTTTTGGCGAAATGCTAATTGGTCCGGAAACGGATGTTTCTGCCTTCGAAAAAGCAGTAGCGCTGATGGCAGAAAACAAGCCGTACTCCATTGAGATCCTTATTTACCGTAAAGATGGCAGCCAGGTATGGACCTACTTGCATAACAGTCCATATTTTAATGCTAACGGCGAGGTTGAACGCAACATTCTCATAGCTATTGATATAACTGAGCGCAAAAAAACGGAGCAGCAATTAGCTTACCTATCCCTGGTGGCCAGCAATACACTTAGCGGCGTTGTGATCAATAGCGCTGATGGCAGGGTAGAGTGGGTAAACAGTGCCTTTACCAGCATAACCGGTTACAATTTTAAAGATGTAAAAGGCAAACATCTGGGCGACGCGCTTAAAGGCGAGCTGACGGATGTAGGCATAATAGAAAAATCGCGGGAGTTATCTCGCAATAAGCAATCTTTCGAGGTTGATCTGCTGGCATATCGCAAGGACGGTAAGCCAGTTTGGTTATCAGTCATCAATTCGGTGATTCTAGGCGCTGATGGTTTGGTTGATAAATACATTGAAGTATTGATCGATATCACCAGTAAGAAGAAAGCCGAGACGGAACTGATCAGCGCCAAGGAAGAGGCTTTGCAATTGAGCAAAGCCAAAGACATGTTCATTTCTGTAATGAGCCACGAGATACGCACACCGCTGAACGCTGTGGTCGGTATGTCGCACCTGTTGATGGAAGATAACCCGACAGAATCCCAAGAGGAAAATCTATCTATCCTAAAATTCTCGGCAGAAAACCTGTTAAAGCTGATTAATGAGGTATTGGATTTCGCTAAAATGGATTCCGGTAATTTGGAGCTTGAGAAGGTCAAGGTGAACCTGCCTGAGATGATCCATAATATAATTGCATCCCTGCAATACAATATTTCTGGTAAAGGCATTTATCTCAAAGAAAACATAGACAGCGATGTACCTAAGTTTATCCTTGGTGATAAAACCAGGCTTACACAGATACTTATCAACCTTGTTAACAACGCGGTTAAGTTTACAGAAACAGGCGGAGTAACTGTCGAACTAAAAGTAATAGAGCAATCGGCTAAAGATGTACGCATCCGGTTTGCTGTAACAGATACAGGTATAGGTATAGCTAAAGATAAACTGGGGACAATTTTCGAATCGTTTAAACAAGCCGAACTGAACACAACCCGCAAATACGGTGGTACAGGTTTAGGCCTCGCGATCACGAAAAGATTGATAGAACTGCACGACTCGCGCATTATTGTAGATAGTGTTCTTGGTAAAGGTTCTACGTTTTGGTTCACTATAACATTTAAAAAGGTTGATGGCGCCGAAGCAGAGAACACCGGATCGGCAGACGCTGCCTTAAATCTGCATGCGCTTGTGGTGGATGATAACCAAATAAACCGCCTGCTTATTAATAAGGTGCTTAAGAAATGGGGCGCAACTGCAGATTTTGCAGAAGATGGTTTGCAGGCTATACAAAAAATTGAAAGCGACCATAGCTTTGATGTGGTGCTGATGGATATTCACATGCCTGTAATGGGCGGGTTGGAGGCAACAAAAACGCTGCGCGCCAAGGATGAATCTTACTACAAGCAACTGCCGATTATAGCACTAACAGCATCTATGCTGAATAATCAAATGGGCGAGATAAGCGAGGCAGGAATGAATGATTATGTCCTGAAGCCTTTTGATCCGAAAGTGCTGCACGATAAGCTGAGCAAATACCAAAAGCAGTAA